From Thamnophis elegans isolate rThaEle1 chromosome 12, rThaEle1.pri, whole genome shotgun sequence, one genomic window encodes:
- the LOC116515547 gene encoding C-X-C chemokine receptor type 3-2-like codes for MELNQPTSYEDEDYYYECVSNTVCKLILCVSNTVYLGSSKNSSQPIPLSPSFLPLLPPSQVGTLPMLNPNAQPCLPTEAGAFARYFGPVLFSLVFVVGLVGNSSVLTILGRRRRSWRFADHYLFQLAVADLLLVLTLPFRAAQMVHGWSFGESLCKLTEGLTTMNVYTSILLLTYLSIERYFVVAKGAAPTFFVKLSHIYLTSAFFWAVGIAFSTVDLRFRTVTYVWEAMSLVCQLDLEVQDAESWKLGLQLFFFLLGFWWPVLAMVYCYLWIFIKLHQAGLLRKHLPLSLLVIIWVSFIACWAPFHSLMLVDLSQRLGYLRRHCGWEKVLDYGLLISKCLALTHCCLNPLVYALGGAKFRRELSRIFRGSRQTRPNRSVSEDFSQVTDCSALRDVDYSVMI; via the coding sequence TGTGTAAGTAATACAGTGTGTAAGTTAATACTGTGTGTAAGTAATACTGTATATCTGGGAAGTTCTAAGAATTCCTCCCAACccattcctctttctccttccttccttcctctcctccctccctcccaggttGGCACGCTGCCCATGCTGAACCCCAACGCACAGCCATGCCTTCCCACAGAAGCCGGAGCCTTCGCCCGCTATTTCGGGCCGGTGCTTTTCTCCTTGGTGTTTGTGGTGGGCCTGGTGGGCAACAGCTCTGTGCTGACCATCTTGGGCCGACGCCGGCGGTCCTGGCGCTTTGCTGACCATTACCTCTTCCAGCTGGCGGTGGCCGACCTCCTCCTGGTCTTAACCCTGCCTTTCCGAGCTGCCCAGATGGTCCATGGCTGGAGCTTTGGGGAATCCCTCTGCAAGCTGACAGAAGGTCTCACCACCATGAACGTTTACACCAGCATCCTCCTCCTGACCTACCTCAGCATCGAGCGCTACTTCGTGGTGGCCAAGGGCGCCGCTCCCACCTTCTTCGTGAAGCTATCTCACATCTATCTGACTTCGGCCTTTTTCTGGGCCGTCGGCATTGCGTTCTCCACCGTGGACCTCCGATTCCGGACGGTCACCTACGTATGGGAAGCCATGTCTCTCGTCTGCCAGCTGGACCTGGAGGTCCAGGATGCCGAGTCCTGGAAATTGGGGCTCCAACTGTTTTTCTTCCTCCTGGGTTTTTGGTGGCCCGTCCTAGCTATGGTCTACTGCTACCTGTGGATTTTCATCAAGCTCCACCAGGCGGGGCTTCTGCGCAAGCATTTGCCGCTGAGCCTCCTGGTGATCATCTGGGTATCCTTCATCGCCTGTTGGGCCCCTTTCCATTCCTTGATGCTGGTGGATCTCTCTCAACGCCTGGGTTATTTGAGGAGGCACTGTGGATGGGAGAAGGTCTTGGATTATGGCCTGCTGATCTCCAAGTGTTTAGCCCTGACCCACTGCTGCCTCAATCCCTTGGTCTACGCTTTGGGAGGGGCGAAGTTCCGAAGGGAACTTTCTAGAATCTTCCGCGGGAGTCGCCAAACCAGGCCTAACCGTTCGGTTAGTGAGGACTTTAGCCAAGTCACCGACTGCAGCGCCCTCCGTGACGTGGATTACTCCGTCATGATCTGA